The nucleotide window TACCACATTTATAACATATAAAAAACTACACGCGTTAAACTATTACAAAATGAATAATATTATTCCAAGATTTACCGCATAAATTCTAAATTAACAAATACTTACTAAGTATGTCTATAAAATTTCACGGAAAATTTCTCCCGCAAAATAAACAAGCAATTAATTTGCAATAAATAGTGCACGTTTTTActacaaatttctttttgtatttaacatttttgtggaatatttaatatttagatagggGGTAATCACCGCAAATAAAAAACATCTCAATAACATTGAATTTAGTTTTGTATCACGGAATCGTATTACAACTGTGTGGGAATTACGGGAGTGAATAATATTTGAGTATGTCGAAAACTCTAAATGAATAAACAACTACACCATTTGCAATTGTATTTCTAAAGTTTCGAatagtatttcagaaatttcaatttaaattcaaaaatttacgatacaattcaaatttgaatttcagaatttttaaattctccctttgaatttcagaattttcctattgtgtttttccatttttatttacatatgtatatttcagaaattttaaaaatgctttcACATTAGAAATtcacaattatatttcagaaattttaaattgcatttcaaaaattttcaattatatttcagaatctttaaattgtatttcagatttttatatttgtatttcagaattttctaaatgcatttcaaaaatttttaaatataattggaaatttctgaaatagaatttaaaattttataaatacaattcGAATTTAAAATGTCTGAAATGCAAATTGAATGGcatttggaaatggtgtagaaataatttaaaatttttgaattatatataaatatttagcaGAGTAAGATTTTtgctaaatgaataaatttacataaaatttgtgttttgaataaaaaatagttatatttttaatacaaataaaaactttttatggtcaaaataaaaagtaaacaaaaacaacgTGCAAAATATAATTGATCAAGCCTGCTATCTGACATACTCTATGAAGTTCATATTAATGAACACAAAAATCTCTGGcctgaaaataaaaatcaagtttttttttgaacttgaaataaagttttaaaaaaacaacttaatcGTCTTGAATCGTCCAATGATTCTTTAAAAGTTTCTTACATttgtttctttgttttcaaGTTCGGCACTAAATCGTAATCAAATGTTTTTATGCTCAACATCCAAAAGATGGAGGGTATATTGATCGTAGACCctgaaaaatatatacatatagatAGGGAAGGACCTGGTGTGATGAAATTTCctctgttgatcagaaatgtttgatattgaaaataggGCAAAATCGATGTCAACAACAAAATGTCCGTCCTACAGTTTGtgtcaaaatatataacaaaatttgttcattgtgggatttttttaaattttaagcttttattttaaaacgtttgtacaaaataaatttattcaaagtattggccattgttagctatgacattttcccatctttttggcaacatatggatttagagaccaagaacgaatcaagctaatttaggatactctgttctgaagtgaatcgtatcccagagagagagcgGTCTGCATTGATCGAATTAAATAGTATTCGAACGGTGCAAGGTCTTGACAATTAGGCAGGTGAGgctaaacttcccaaccacttcattctaaataacaggtattgcaacatgtgtccgagcgttgtcataacgtaatattacggtttcatatctggccgcatattctgggcgttttccgaccttttcccatctttctggcaacatatacaTTCtaagccaaaataactgctcttttgaggccaagaactaatcaagccaattttggatatccaaagtgaagcgtgtcccagagagagcgttctgcatccatCGAAAGAAATAGTTGTCGGAAGGGGcaatgtctggactataaggcgagtGAGGTAAAACTTCTCAACCTCTTCattcttaatactttttaacaagtattgcaacatgtggtctagcattgtcaacattttttggccaatgcttgcttcaaGCGAATGTGTTGCGTTCGGTAGAGGTTTCCTTTGATGGTCTGGGCAGATTTCAACAGCTTATTATAGataggaccattttggtcccaccaaatacagagcatttccttatcgccatgaatatttggctttggtgttgattcggctggttggctgggctctcttacgcttcggattatcataatggatccatttttcattgcaagtaatgattttcttttatagtgttgaagcagcatttcagacatggtTTCAAGgttctcagcttcaattcgtatggtacccaatatccctgcttttggatgaatcctggtgCTCGAAATGTTTAGGAATTGcccccaattcttggtcttcaaacttgtttggctggccaGGTCTATGTATTCCTTGGaaaatcacaacttctgaaccgcataacccatctctcgcactttgaaactGATGAAACACATGCACTATAAGTTTCGGTGAGCAATAGGTGTGCAAAACTGTAGCTTTTTTGGCACATTTTCCTAGAAATTATATCTTTTCAAAGTTTGATGGCGGAGTAACAAGAATCTCAAATTGCCAGGTTGTCACACGTCGATTCAAGTTAGTCCCAGTCGACCTATATCATCATATAGGAAGCTGGGACGATTGAAccttgttattaaaattaagagTGTTAATGGTACTCCACCAGTTGATACTGTTACgctttaaccttttcaaaacgttggtttatttcctgtAAATAAACCGGacacttttgattgcaaataaaagccgtttagtagtttaaaaattgtaacaactctttatttatttaaaatgtacaacaaccacagaattaaaaagtcactcaatgttttttatacacgtttataaattcgcaaaaacacagacacactttataatgtacacgaattcacttgaaaaatacagcactctgttgatgtttattcgaaaagcgtctctgataaaaggcccaactataatatgcataaactagcttaagtcagcttaagcaactgtgcgaatacatataaaatgtatgtgacaaactataatgtacttaagagagtttcgtcaagtttcgtcaaattttatttgcttaagcaaagtgcgaagctggtcgcacattccgtacggaatcagctgtttgtttattttatacaaagaaaatagagaaataaatgaaaaggatgaagaaaattaatttattttgataaaataataagaaatacgtatttttttaattgcatgttgcacataaatgtgcaaatggagctaaattgttttgaatgcacgtaagtacattatggtcatctaaaagtttcttcggattttcttaagcatttgacagtcttttcgttcggttttgacattaacTTAAGCTAACTTATGCACATTATAGTTGGGcctaaactcactaacgactgcaacctctgtcactatttataacactgccatctgctctctagattgctctttaactgtctagagctttctaatacatacaccatctgtggtgtactttctacaatgttctttaactaaatattcgaattcgaatatacggtcgcagcaaacagcgttgccaacttacgatcaatggtcaactgaaagcttttattcaatgttaataatgcccacagatatattaaagtttgggcactgctatttgatagcattatgcaactttaaatcagcggttaaaatcgttatatttgaattcaagtacaatttcgtaacaattcGTTGAGTTTTGAATTGTACTCCATCAGTTCACGATTTGATTTTTAAACGGTACTTCACCACTAACGACATAAATTAAAAGATACACGGTTATTGCAAACGACGTAGAACCGGAACCGTTGTACGAAGCATAGACATCACACACGTGCCAgacatttctcttttatttatatagattaattCTTAGGGCACTGCTATTGATAtgatattgaccgcgatccagtatcgcgatatttattgaacgtgtagcatgcagtattgatggatcgcgatctaAATCGCAgtataacctaattttgcgtgatccttTACAATGgctcgcgatccaaatatcacaatatatattgaacgtgtagcagtgcccttagttatttttagtttgaaacTTATAAAACTACATacttattttctctaaaatgTTTTACACTTTTTATTGAATAGAGCTGATTATCTAAACAGGTCTGGATATTCGGTTTTATATTATGCATTAATTAATTGTTTAGGAATTctcaatattgtttattttattgcggtatttttatacaatgtttgaaattgtttaaaacatgaACCTACATGAATGtttacttttcttaataaattgaTCCACTTTATTAATTATATGGCAACATGATATGtttacttttcttaataaaatgatccaattaagttttattaacaaaagaataacataattaatatacaaaactaaacgtttttaattgtttaaataatgctgatcaaatattaatatttttctagtCTCCTGTGCCCTATGGACCTTGGAAAGGTGAAAAACAGGTTATAGAAGATTCTCCTAAATGTAGGCAACGCGATCCTTTTAGACGTGATATGGAAATTGAAGGCAGTGAagattgtttatatataaatgtttatacaCCAGAGGTATGAATTAtcttttacattttgtaatgcttttcaaaaaatcataaaatatttgctttataTTTCTCAAGGTCCCCAATACCAAGGAACCCTTACCTGTTATGGTATGGTTCCATGGCGGTGGTTGGGAATGTGGTTCTGGCATTAGCAGTTTCTATGGACCTGATTTCTTGCTTAATCATGATATTGTTTTAGTATCGGCCAATTTCCGTTTGGGCCCATTAGGTTTCTTAAGTACCGAAACTACAGACTGTCCCGGTAACTttggtttaaaagatcaatTGGAAGTTTTAAAATGGATACAAGAAAATATTGCCGCATTTGGTGGCAATCCCAAGAGTGTAACGATCTTTGGTGAAAGTGCTGGAGGTGCCAGTGTCACATACCACATGTTGTCACAAAAATCTAAAGGTCTTTTCCACAAAGGTATTGCCCAATCGGGAACATATTTTAATCCCTGGGCCCAGCCGGCTCACAGAGGTGTACCGGCACAAAGAGCTAAGAAAATGGCCAAACTTGTGGGCTGTCCCAGTGATGGTGATTGGCCTAAGACCCTGGAATGTTTGAGAGAAAAGCCAGTAGATGATATAGTGGCTACAGTTTATGACTTATTTGTAAGTACATGCtttaatttacttattttttaaatatgtatgttaatcATTATATTATTTCTTTAAGGAATGGGACTTTGATCCTATGATACCTTTTCCACCAGTGGTGGAACCTGAACACCCAGAAGCTTTTCTAACTGTTTATCCCAGAAAAGCAGCACAACCTCATGGTTTTGGATTGCCTCTTATGATTGGGGCCACTTCTGAAGAAGGCTTATTGAAGACGGCTTCTTTATTAAATATTCCTGGTTTGCTGGATGAATTTAAAGAGAAATTCTATGATGTTTTACCCATTGTGCTCAATTATGATCATTTATCTCAAGCTGAACAGACGAAAGTTACCGAAGATTTGGAAAACTTCTATTTTAGCAATGGCCATAATTACAACAGAATTAATCATCAAAATATTACAGATGTAAGTTTtacccaaaaattataaaattttaattcgcattaataaatttattttgtttaaagttaaTGTCAGATGGTTGGTTTATTGCTGGGGTGGATGAGTATATACGTTTACGTCTTAAAAGTTACAAAGCTGCTCCCAAAAATGTG belongs to Calliphora vicina chromosome 4, idCalVici1.1, whole genome shotgun sequence and includes:
- the LOC135957986 gene encoding venom carboxylesterase-6, which translates into the protein MSNTRTDRHARHFNFSYIVSIFVVTLCLILQNDFKSCEARTSAVLKVKLPHGGVLVGRHLLTHLGRSMRAFMGIPYAKPPVGELRFKSPVPYGPWKGEKQVIEDSPKCRQRDPFRRDMEIEGSEDCLYINVYTPEVPNTKEPLPVMVWFHGGGWECGSGISSFYGPDFLLNHDIVLVSANFRLGPLGFLSTETTDCPGNFGLKDQLEVLKWIQENIAAFGGNPKSVTIFGESAGGASVTYHMLSQKSKGLFHKGIAQSGTYFNPWAQPAHRGVPAQRAKKMAKLVGCPSDGDWPKTLECLREKPVDDIVATVYDLFEWDFDPMIPFPPVVEPEHPEAFLTVYPRKAAQPHGFGLPLMIGATSEEGLLKTASLLNIPGLLDEFKEKFYDVLPIVLNYDHLSQAEQTKVTEDLENFYFSNGHNYNRINHQNITDLMSDGWFIAGVDEYIRLRLKSYKAAPKNVAPTYVYLFEHKGAASFSELFKGGREMFYGACHAEELLYLFPIARELFVSASPTKNDLKVRDIMLSLWVNFARTSNPTPPDSNLPKWSATKDYPVVFAKIGNKNEEDSKLFQFDEELYQDRVDFWRNLNPHIQAKDFQLKNEL